Proteins encoded together in one Ignavibacteria bacterium window:
- a CDS encoding mannose-1-phosphate guanylyltransferase — translation MNNYAVIMAGGIGTRFWPKGTSRLPKQYLKIENDHSSMIQQTFRRLESFVSPKNIFVVTNTAYKAVTKKHLPKIPEENIICEPFGRNTAPCIGLTCLFIKQFNTKANVLVVPSDHIIKDVDEFQRVVKSGLAYTNENGGIVTLGINPTKPETGYGYIQFDTDEYKDVTIRTGRSGEHTERVYKVRTFAEKPNLDTAKAFIESGDFLWNSGMFIFRVDTMLVEIQQSLPELHSALLKLEKSLMKNDFAKVLETVYSQIKGISIDYGVMEKSQDVYTIKSNFDWSDVGSWDEIYNSNKKDKDGNVKQGRTVTINSKNCLIINDQKISALVGVEDLLVIDTDNGLLICKRTESQNVKEVVDYLKRKGLDQYL, via the coding sequence ATGAATAATTATGCAGTGATAATGGCCGGAGGTATTGGTACCCGTTTCTGGCCGAAGGGTACATCCAGACTTCCAAAACAATATTTAAAAATAGAGAACGATCACAGTTCGATGATACAGCAGACGTTTAGACGTCTTGAATCGTTTGTATCGCCAAAAAATATATTTGTTGTAACAAACACAGCCTATAAGGCGGTGACGAAGAAACATCTTCCAAAAATTCCGGAAGAGAACATTATCTGTGAACCCTTCGGAAGAAACACGGCTCCCTGTATAGGCCTGACGTGTCTTTTCATAAAACAGTTTAACACAAAAGCGAATGTACTTGTTGTACCTTCAGACCATATAATAAAAGATGTGGATGAGTTTCAGAGGGTTGTAAAATCAGGGCTTGCATATACGAATGAGAACGGCGGCATAGTAACACTTGGAATAAACCCTACAAAACCGGAAACCGGATATGGTTACATACAGTTTGATACAGACGAGTACAAAGATGTGACGATAAGAACCGGCAGGAGCGGAGAGCACACAGAAAGAGTTTATAAAGTAAGGACCTTTGCAGAAAAGCCAAACCTTGACACAGCGAAGGCTTTCATAGAAAGCGGAGATTTTCTATGGAACAGCGGTATGTTTATTTTCCGTGTTGATACGATGCTTGTTGAGATTCAGCAGTCTCTTCCGGAGCTTCATTCGGCACTGCTGAAGCTTGAGAAGAGTCTAATGAAGAATGATTTCGCAAAAGTTCTCGAAACTGTATATTCCCAGATAAAAGGTATCTCGATCGATTACGGTGTCATGGAAAAATCGCAGGACGTTTATACCATAAAAAGTAATTTTGACTGGAGCGATGTCGGGTCGTGGGACGAGATTTACAACTCAAACAAGAAAGATAAGGATGGAAATGTTAAGCAGGGAAGGACGGTTACTATAAATTCAAAAAACTGTTTGATTATTAATGACCAAAAGATATCAGCGCTTGTCGGTGTAGAAGACTTGCTTGTTATAGATACGGATAACGGTTTGCTGATATGCAAGAGGACGGAATCACAAAACGTAAAAGAGGTTGTTGATTACCTGAAGAGAAAAGGATTAGATCAGTACTTATAA